The proteins below are encoded in one region of Engraulis encrasicolus isolate BLACKSEA-1 chromosome 1, IST_EnEncr_1.0, whole genome shotgun sequence:
- the ap1m2 gene encoding AP-1 complex subunit mu-2, with product MSASAVFILDLKGKVLICRNYKGEVDMAEIDHFLPLLMQQEEEGLICPVICHGSTHFMWIKHSNLYLVATTNKNSNASLVYTFLYKLVEVFTEYFKELEEESIQDNFVVVYELLDELMDFGFPQTTDSKILQEYITQEGTKLEVAKSKVPTTVTNAVSWRSEGIRYKKNEVFIDVIESINVLVNANGSVMSSDIVGSIKLKTMLSGMPELRLGLNDRVLFALTGRDKGKTVSMEDVKFHQCVRLSRFESDRTISFIPPDGESELMSYRINTHVKPLIWIESVIEKFSHSRVEIMVKAKGQFKKQSVANNVEVRVPVPSDADSPKFKTSTGHAKYVPEKNMVVWTIKSFPGGKEFLMRAHFGLPSVENDEMEGKPPITVKFEIPYFTVSGIQVRYMKIIEKSGYQALPWVRYITQSGDYQLRTNQ from the exons ATGTCGGCCTCAGCAGTATTTATACTGGACCTGAAAGGAAAG GTGCTGATATGCCGTAACTACAAAGGGGAGGTGGACATGGCCGAGATCGACCACTTCCTGCCTCTGCTGATgcagcaggaagaggaggggctCATCTGTCCAGTCATATGCCACGGGAGCACACACTTCATGTGGATCAAGCACAGCAACCTCTACC TGGTGGCAACTACTAACAAGAACTCGAATGCATCCTTGGTCTACACCTTTCTCTATAAACTTGTCGAG GTGTTCACAGAGTACTtcaaggagctggaggaggagagcatcCAGGATAACTTCGTGGTGGTCTACGAGCTGCTGGATGAGCTGATGGACTTTGGCTTCCCCCAGACCACCGACAGCAAGATCCTCCAAGA ATACATCACCCAGGAGGGGACGAAGCTGGAGGTGGCCAAGTCTAAGGTGCCCACCACCGTCACCAACGCCGTGTCCTGGAGGTCAGAGGGCATCAGGTACAAGAAGAACGAGGTCTTCATAGACGTCATCGAGTCCATTAACGTGCTG GTGAATGCCAACGGGAGTGTGATGAGCAGTGACATCGTGGGCAGCATCAAGCTGAAGACCATGCTGTCTGGCATGCCCGAGCTCAGGCTGGGCCTCAACGACCGCGTGCTCTTCGCTCTCACCGGCC GAGACAAGGGCAAGACGGTGTCCATGGAAGATGTGAAGTTCCACCAGTGTGTGCGGCTGTCTCGCTTCGAGAGCGACCGCACCATCTCCTTCATCCCCCCGGACGGTGAATCGGAACTGATGTCCTATCGCATTAACACTCAC GTAAAGCCTCTGATTTGGATTGAGTCGGTGATTGAGAAATTTTCTCACAGTCGCGTGGAGATAATGGTGAAG GCGAAAGGTCAGTTCAAGAAGCAGTCGGTGGCTAATAATGTGGAGGTGCGTGTCCCCGTGCCCAGCGACGCTGACAGCCCCAAGTTTAAAACCAGCACAGGCCACGCCAAGTACGTCCCAGAGAAGAACATGGTCGTCTGGACCATCAAGTCCTTCCCT GGGGGCAAAGAGTTTCTGATGCGGGCCCACTTTGGACTCCCCAGTGTGGAGAATGATGAGATGGAGGGGAAACCACCAATCACAGTCAAGTTTGAAATCCCATACTTCACGGTGTCAGGAATACAG GTGCGGTACATGAAAATCATTGAGAAAAGCGGCTACCAGGCCCTACCATGGGTCAGATACATAACACAAAGTGGAG ATTACCAGTTGAGAACAAACCAGTAG
- the cdkn2d gene encoding cyclin-dependent kinase 4 inhibitor D yields the protein MVLSENDAGKGLTTAAAKGNTAEVRRMLEECRVHPDTVNEFGRTALQVMMMGNTNIACLLLEHGANPNVQDRFGISPAHDAARGGFLDTLRALVDFGASVNVPDNSGALPIHIATREGYRDVVEYLAPRSNLSHHNTSGETVLDVARATSTPDMVELLERQLESSLTFQS from the exons ATGGTTTTAAGCGAGAATGATGCTGGCAAGGGCTTGACCACCGCCGCGGCGAAAGGCAACACAGCTGAAGTCCGTCGGATGCTGGAGGAATGCAGGGTGCATCCAGATACAGTCAATGAATTTGGCCGGACAGCACTACAG gtgatgatgatggggaACACCAATATCGCCTGCCTTCTGTTGGAACATGGCGCCAACCCCAACGTCCAGGACCGCTTTGGCATCAGCCCCGCCCACGACGCAGCGCGAGGCGGATTCCTCGACACCCTCCGGGCCCTCGTGGACTTCGGGGCGTCGGTGAACGTGCCCGACAACTCGGGCGCGCTCCCCATCCACATCGCCACCCGCGAGGGCTACAGAGACGTGGTGGAGTACCTGGCGCCGCGCTCCAACCTCAGCCACCACAACACGAGCGGGGAGACCGTCCTGGACGTGGCTAGGGCGACGAGCACGCCAGACATGGTAGAACTGTTGGAGCGGCAGTTGGAATCAAGCCTGACCTTCCAGTCATAG